In Maridesulfovibrio frigidus DSM 17176, a genomic segment contains:
- a CDS encoding SpoIID/LytB domain-containing protein: MKKKNSILFLSLIAALLFSGALLPYSASAASNIPMQNYQYSSIDLEDQAQAQWHINYASYLIDVGKYFEALEQYDTAIDYSPVAKTRVHAMFGKAMVLSTFLDAPEKAADIYRAIGKNYPKHSDTALYRLGFLYYQMNEFDRSRAIMKQYAKYYPVGRFKYQVEAVLSAMKEEVKPKPEVKPVPVGEEPDLRVCLSRRVTSMVVTVGTKDDEICAGKLGCGKKYKVGISGNKLVLDGKVVSATRIKFTSKVPLKVTYGKESKKVRGLVEVSIRKGKLLILNMVSMEEYLKSVVPAESYASWPKETLKAQAVAARTYAYYQKLHRTHLFYDVYADTYDQMYAGVDREDKRTNQAVKDTRGQILLYNKKPILAQYTANSGGYTADSKAIFGAGKKYLVAHKDPASLKGKMASWNRKYRVSSIESKLKKIGISVPGIISIKALEKGPSGRITKVRIKYKGGQRDLRTRTTLGSSRVLSLPDILLKIEKVKDSYVFKGHGWGHGVGYSQWGGAEMGKTEKYDAILDFYYPSTSIKQLW; this comes from the coding sequence ATGAAAAAAAAGAATTCTATCTTATTTTTGTCTTTGATTGCAGCTCTGCTTTTTAGTGGAGCCTTACTGCCCTATTCTGCGTCTGCTGCATCAAATATCCCTATGCAGAATTATCAATATTCCTCCATAGATTTGGAGGATCAGGCTCAGGCGCAGTGGCATATCAATTACGCAAGTTATTTAATTGATGTAGGTAAATATTTTGAAGCTCTTGAACAGTATGATACCGCTATTGATTATTCCCCTGTAGCAAAAACACGTGTTCACGCTATGTTTGGCAAAGCTATGGTTCTTTCTACTTTTCTGGATGCTCCCGAAAAGGCCGCTGATATTTATAGGGCTATTGGGAAAAACTATCCCAAACATTCTGATACTGCGCTCTACAGGCTGGGCTTTCTCTATTATCAAATGAATGAGTTTGATCGGTCACGCGCCATCATGAAGCAGTATGCAAAATATTACCCGGTAGGCAGGTTTAAGTATCAAGTGGAAGCGGTTCTTTCGGCCATGAAGGAAGAAGTAAAGCCTAAGCCCGAAGTTAAGCCTGTTCCAGTTGGTGAGGAGCCTGACCTTCGTGTTTGTCTGAGCCGGAGAGTGACTTCTATGGTCGTAACTGTCGGGACAAAGGACGATGAAATTTGTGCGGGAAAACTTGGTTGTGGTAAAAAATATAAGGTTGGAATTTCTGGAAATAAACTAGTTTTAGACGGCAAGGTCGTTTCGGCTACGCGAATAAAATTTACTTCGAAAGTACCGCTAAAAGTGACTTATGGTAAAGAGTCCAAAAAAGTTAGAGGGCTTGTTGAGGTTAGCATTCGAAAGGGAAAACTACTTATTTTGAACATGGTTTCTATGGAAGAATATTTGAAGTCAGTTGTTCCTGCTGAATCATATGCGTCATGGCCGAAAGAGACTCTTAAAGCGCAAGCAGTGGCGGCCAGAACCTATGCATATTATCAGAAACTTCACCGGACCCATCTTTTTTATGATGTATACGCAGATACTTATGATCAAATGTACGCAGGTGTTGATCGGGAAGATAAGCGTACAAATCAGGCTGTGAAAGATACTCGCGGTCAGATTTTACTTTATAATAAGAAGCCTATTTTAGCTCAATACACAGCTAATAGCGGCGGATATACTGCGGATTCCAAGGCCATCTTCGGAGCAGGTAAGAAGTATTTGGTAGCTCATAAAGACCCTGCTAGTTTGAAAGGAAAAATGGCTTCGTGGAACCGTAAATATAGGGTGAGTTCCATCGAGTCGAAGCTTAAAAAAATAGGTATTTCCGTGCCCGGTATCATTTCTATTAAGGCTCTTGAAAAGGGGCCTTCTGGAAGAATCACTAAGGTTAGGATTAAATACAAGGGTGGGCAGAGAGACCTGCGAACCAGAACTACTTTGGGGAGTTCAAGAGTCCTATCGCTACCTGATATCCTTTTAAAGATTGAAAAGGTAAAAGATTCCTATGTGTTCAAGGGGCATGGTTGGGGACATGGAGTTGGCTATTCCCAGTGGGGCGGAGCTGAAATGGGTAAGACTGAGAAGTATGATGCCATTTTAGATTTTTATTATCCTAGTACGAGCATTAAGCAGTTGTGGTAA
- a CDS encoding S-layer homology domain-containing protein produces the protein MMRRYAIFLGVLILLLSFAGCAKKVTPQHIEDNPAHHYLMGMELIDQGQTDKAFLRFERAVVLDDEYARAIAGKALVYALRAAAETDHGYKSADSERAIDQFDKAVSEADDKAAKFSVYVTGIRVYTHLASRGWLSRAEDLHHDAKQMAKNVQEDDLIYYRNTEAVDYFMAEAFFKGGEFRKSEELLGVVLGAAPGKWHDKANALYERVQKIVRAMRNYTLTDVAKKIAVKDSVDRADVAALLVDELHLDRLFAGRIPAPDSGKKAEFTPADVVNHMFEPEIMTVIKWKVRGLEPMFDQKTHAFLFYPSDPMTRKELAFVLEDVLIKLTGDESMSSQHLGQTRSLYPDVTTTDAWYNAIVTVVNRNLMETELSGAFRPDANMDGADLILSLMRLRNVMNVY, from the coding sequence ATGATGAGAAGATATGCGATATTTTTAGGAGTGTTAATTTTGCTCCTCTCCTTTGCGGGGTGTGCGAAAAAAGTTACGCCGCAGCACATTGAGGATAACCCGGCCCATCATTACTTAATGGGGATGGAACTTATTGATCAAGGACAAACGGATAAAGCGTTCCTTCGCTTTGAAAGAGCTGTTGTTCTTGATGATGAATATGCTAGGGCAATAGCTGGTAAGGCTTTAGTTTATGCTTTACGCGCAGCGGCAGAGACTGACCACGGGTATAAATCTGCTGATTCTGAAAGGGCTATCGACCAGTTCGACAAAGCTGTATCGGAAGCAGATGACAAAGCTGCTAAATTCAGTGTCTATGTTACCGGAATAAGGGTTTATACTCACCTTGCTTCCAGAGGGTGGCTGAGCAGAGCTGAGGACCTTCATCACGATGCAAAGCAAATGGCTAAAAATGTTCAAGAAGATGACCTTATCTATTACCGTAACACCGAAGCTGTAGACTATTTCATGGCCGAAGCTTTCTTTAAGGGTGGAGAATTCCGCAAGTCGGAAGAGCTTCTTGGAGTTGTTTTAGGCGCGGCTCCCGGCAAGTGGCACGATAAAGCAAATGCTTTGTATGAGCGCGTGCAGAAAATCGTGAGAGCAATGCGTAACTATACTTTGACCGATGTTGCGAAGAAAATTGCTGTTAAGGATTCTGTAGATAGAGCTGATGTTGCCGCTCTTCTAGTTGATGAGCTTCATCTTGATAGGCTATTTGCAGGCCGCATTCCAGCGCCTGACAGTGGTAAAAAAGCTGAGTTCACACCTGCTGATGTCGTAAATCACATGTTTGAGCCAGAAATCATGACTGTGATTAAGTGGAAGGTTCGTGGTCTTGAGCCTATGTTCGACCAGAAGACACACGCTTTCTTATTTTACCCTTCAGATCCTATGACTCGTAAAGAGCTAGCATTTGTGCTGGAAGATGTTTTGATCAAGCTTACCGGAGACGAGTCTATGTCTTCGCAGCACTTGGGTCAGACCAGATCCCTTTACCCGGATGTGACTACTACTGATGCTTGGTACAATGCTATTGTCACCGTGGTTAATAGAAACTTGATGGAGACTGAGCTTTCCGGAGCATTTCGCCCGGATGCCAATATGGATGGGGCTGACCTCATTCTCTCGCTTATGCGTCTTCGTAACGTTATGAATGTTTACTAG
- a CDS encoding tetratricopeptide repeat protein, which yields MTKFERIIWTGCLLVTLTLLVGIYDSRAEDFSSNSDIITELSCGRIGQELMDREEHELAISNLEACLRGYPKSDWLYSLLGRAYFKAGDLEAAETQFRHALEINKNNPVAKRLVVEMRKTQDLLKDRDLSEWVGIIKERAADLATLVVGVWLGMILSGISGKVYAHFKGTSFRKALAKEDYDYATDILEDLIVDRKKAELRKRLRELLEESSLEDAKEMIIEYVDDREIEDKLVHFLVQIHKKSKAG from the coding sequence ATGACTAAATTTGAAAGAATTATCTGGACGGGCTGCCTTCTTGTTACGTTAACTTTGCTTGTTGGAATTTATGATAGTCGTGCAGAAGATTTCAGTTCAAATTCTGATATAATTACTGAATTATCGTGCGGGAGAATAGGACAGGAGCTGATGGACCGTGAGGAACATGAGCTGGCTATTTCCAATCTTGAAGCTTGCTTGCGGGGTTATCCAAAATCGGACTGGCTTTACAGTTTGCTTGGGCGGGCGTATTTTAAAGCCGGAGATCTTGAAGCGGCTGAAACTCAGTTTAGGCATGCCCTTGAAATTAATAAAAATAACCCTGTGGCAAAGCGTCTTGTTGTAGAGATGCGTAAAACGCAAGATCTGCTAAAAGACAGAGATCTTTCTGAATGGGTAGGCATTATAAAAGAACGGGCTGCTGACCTCGCAACTCTTGTGGTTGGTGTATGGCTTGGTATGATTTTGTCGGGAATTTCGGGCAAAGTTTATGCCCATTTTAAGGGGACAAGTTTTCGAAAGGCTTTAGCTAAAGAAGACTATGATTATGCCACAGATATTCTTGAAGATCTTATTGTGGACCGCAAAAAGGCTGAGCTTCGAAAAAGGTTGCGAGAGCTTTTAGAAGAATCTAGTTTGGAAGACGCAAAAGAAATGATTATTGAGTATGTTGATGATCGCGAGATTGAAGATAAACTGGTTCACTTTCTTGTTCAAATTCATAAAAAATCTAAGGCTGGTTAG
- a CDS encoding PEP/pyruvate-binding domain-containing protein, with the protein MKFRQLFNHWTYETFPPGRLLRRRYNSFKLLMDLEEECLQIISRIEDIGFGLSVVDWANVEKLSEDLGKKVLLILEQLQSMNPVRFMDIMDYYNKINFYVRMAVTVPDSEISTPFTIPLSDSSQYPEHVGAQAINLSRIMNETDIPVLEGIVISSDVYNYFIEANDLRDEINNVLESITTIDHELLTTASKKINSIFLNGTMPGVVSNEIEIAALETARGGNMLILSASVTPDEEKKELPANCYVISNVKPQDIVTAWKQAVLAKFSPESIKIRIKLGYSSHETPVSVLVQPEIEINDSGTIETLFTQETPLPPADQKTGCSSILNNNDSAQFIFSRREKQRILARPERSTLSTHSAKTIAARALEVEALIGEPQKCGWITDLRNRVKITSTTPYPNEGIKADDRMKRALPYIANLNISAKNTEVFLPEKSKSMYDLVRFANEKAVSEMFSLVSKEGLGLDGAKHLKINDLISLTILNLNDGLFTTAAGKMDISTDDIKSAPMWALWFGLGKKRPGWSKNNSIEGYAILSKTYLNIKLKSEKDLSEVDSVCDPTKDKNHIHFRFKGGDGTQVQRIARIEFIKQILTREGFTLKTQGDLIEAIHGPEKESEIQKKIATIGHIIAHLAISNPVAEDVETAKDKAAQFHASLGKKEN; encoded by the coding sequence ATGAAATTTAGACAGCTATTTAACCACTGGACATACGAAACTTTTCCTCCGGGCAGACTGCTCAGGAGACGTTACAATTCATTCAAGCTACTGATGGATCTTGAAGAAGAATGTTTACAAATAATTTCGCGAATTGAAGATATCGGATTTGGACTAAGCGTAGTTGACTGGGCAAATGTAGAAAAGCTTTCAGAGGATCTCGGCAAAAAAGTTCTCTTGATACTGGAGCAGTTGCAATCCATGAATCCAGTGCGATTTATGGATATAATGGACTACTATAACAAAATAAATTTTTATGTCCGTATGGCAGTCACAGTTCCTGACTCTGAAATATCTACACCATTTACAATACCACTTTCAGATTCCTCCCAATACCCTGAGCATGTCGGAGCACAAGCTATAAATCTTTCCCGCATCATGAATGAAACAGATATTCCAGTGCTTGAGGGAATAGTAATCAGTTCAGACGTGTATAATTATTTCATCGAGGCTAATGACCTGCGAGACGAGATTAATAATGTTTTAGAATCCATAACAACCATCGACCACGAACTTTTAACCACAGCATCAAAAAAAATAAACTCAATCTTTTTAAACGGTACAATGCCGGGCGTGGTCTCCAATGAAATAGAAATAGCAGCTCTCGAAACGGCAAGAGGCGGCAACATGCTTATTCTTTCTGCCAGCGTCACCCCTGATGAGGAAAAGAAAGAACTGCCGGCAAACTGCTATGTAATTTCAAATGTTAAACCGCAAGATATCGTAACAGCATGGAAACAAGCCGTTCTCGCAAAATTTTCGCCTGAATCAATAAAGATACGTATCAAGCTTGGCTATTCCAGCCATGAAACACCCGTTTCCGTTCTCGTGCAGCCAGAAATAGAAATCAACGATTCAGGAACTATCGAAACCCTTTTTACACAAGAGACCCCACTCCCACCCGCTGATCAGAAAACAGGATGCTCGTCAATTTTAAACAACAATGATTCTGCGCAATTCATATTCTCGAGAAGAGAGAAGCAACGCATACTTGCGCGCCCGGAAAGATCCACACTTTCAACGCATTCTGCTAAAACAATTGCAGCCAGAGCATTGGAAGTTGAAGCCTTAATTGGCGAACCACAAAAATGTGGTTGGATTACAGATTTACGAAACAGGGTGAAGATAACATCTACTACACCTTATCCCAACGAAGGGATTAAAGCCGACGACCGCATGAAAAGAGCATTGCCCTACATTGCGAACTTAAATATTTCTGCTAAAAACACCGAAGTTTTTCTGCCCGAAAAAAGTAAATCCATGTACGATCTTGTCCGCTTTGCAAACGAAAAAGCCGTATCGGAAATGTTCTCACTGGTAAGTAAAGAGGGACTAGGGCTAGATGGCGCAAAACATTTAAAAATCAATGATCTAATTTCGCTAACAATTCTAAACCTTAATGATGGTTTATTCACAACGGCAGCAGGTAAAATGGATATTTCAACCGACGACATAAAGTCTGCACCAATGTGGGCATTATGGTTCGGTCTCGGTAAAAAGCGTCCGGGATGGTCAAAGAATAACAGCATTGAAGGATACGCTATACTTTCCAAAACGTACCTTAACATTAAGCTTAAATCTGAAAAAGATTTGTCCGAAGTAGACTCAGTATGTGATCCCACCAAAGATAAAAACCACATACATTTCAGATTCAAGGGAGGGGATGGAACACAGGTTCAGCGCATAGCAAGAATAGAATTTATAAAGCAAATCCTTACCAGAGAAGGATTCACTCTAAAAACTCAAGGAGATTTAATTGAAGCTATCCATGGGCCAGAAAAAGAATCTGAAATACAGAAAAAAATAGCCACAATAGGCCACATAATCGCACATCTTGCGATCAGCAATCCTGTCGCGGAAGATGTAGAAACGGCTAAAGATAAAGCTGCACAGTTTCATGCTTCTCTTGGAAAAAAAGAAAACTAA
- a CDS encoding right-handed parallel beta-helix repeat-containing protein: protein MKKNRLKFILSFLLILFVSMLVSACLTTKSKQQPIQYTEEESIPYRVAILPAQYMVHSENSTVHKSALVDDDDRTFVADITRSAMYNQLAGKGYLPLQKSVVDNLLGGGGDADAWKGMSNKELCTLLKADGVVRINISSADMITAVAFDLFQLDAEVEILNSEGKLVGKWSESASKRRVSVPTGLFSLAGTILEEVLSDPSRRQMRMVIYDWAWTLAQMLPDSPKGPKLPEVVSVDTNVDNKLFGVGKRISVRVDAEPGLKCSFDIGSFKKDIPLAQTAEGIYEGFYVVHEGEKAVDESLLIRMRKGNGIDRLWIEAGSLITIDGELPPRPEGVTGHAGKNSVEIFWDVPLAKDIEDFIIEKGSDPVGEFEVIGRTQSASFSDAEIVQGGAVYYRVRSMDNSGNLSAQNGVLKIIVPQFDERELFGELRGVLVKGNYIISLPVSVPEGANFIILPGTRIKFKGGARVDVAGYLTALGEIRAPIKFISESPKAGEAIKGSEGINILPGGRAVLSLCDFSGFNMGVSAAGGHAEIRSSNFAGGGEYAVGVSGMGRYEFTGLRISDVKTGMVLSSGNGSVVRSSISNCTTGISFSGGNSNITENNIFDNEININSSAKLVVVDNYFGTASSDKMKIKGDVLVKSILDAPYPHGRKVILVDDKTVTPELLEKKFDLLKEQGVKAFHDQQYGDAYQKLEEALRVKDDRDIYLYLSYTLLALDDDARLTQVLSEGLSKYPYDVRLHQLYVRRLLNKGEIGHAKQVLEGALLLSPADSNLLYMKDYIDQIIGKNKLSNEPVVNGTNATVSPTNGTGEPQNEIKKDEAIEIKSAIDASKSKEPATDAITDENK from the coding sequence ATGAAAAAAAACCGCTTAAAATTTATTCTTTCATTTTTACTGATATTGTTTGTTTCAATGTTAGTAAGCGCCTGTCTTACTACAAAAAGTAAACAACAGCCCATTCAGTATACCGAAGAAGAATCTATTCCATATAGAGTGGCAATTTTACCTGCACAGTATATGGTTCATTCTGAAAATTCTACGGTGCACAAGTCTGCCCTTGTCGATGATGATGATCGTACTTTTGTTGCGGATATTACAAGAAGCGCCATGTATAATCAGCTGGCAGGTAAGGGATATTTACCTTTGCAGAAGAGTGTTGTGGACAACCTTCTTGGAGGGGGCGGAGATGCGGATGCTTGGAAAGGCATGAGTAATAAGGAGCTGTGCACACTTCTTAAAGCAGACGGTGTTGTTCGAATTAATATTTCAAGCGCGGACATGATTACAGCCGTTGCTTTCGATCTTTTTCAATTAGACGCAGAAGTTGAAATCTTGAATTCAGAAGGTAAACTTGTGGGTAAATGGAGTGAAAGTGCTTCAAAACGCAGAGTTTCCGTGCCGACAGGGCTATTTTCCCTTGCAGGTACAATTTTAGAAGAGGTGCTCTCTGATCCTTCAAGACGGCAGATGCGGATGGTTATTTACGATTGGGCGTGGACACTTGCCCAAATGCTTCCTGACAGCCCTAAGGGACCTAAACTTCCAGAAGTTGTTTCTGTAGATACTAATGTTGATAATAAACTTTTCGGTGTCGGCAAAAGAATTTCCGTACGCGTGGATGCTGAGCCTGGTTTGAAATGTTCTTTTGATATCGGAAGCTTTAAAAAAGATATCCCGCTGGCCCAAACCGCTGAAGGTATCTACGAAGGTTTTTATGTGGTTCATGAAGGTGAAAAAGCAGTTGATGAATCGCTATTGATCAGGATGCGTAAAGGGAATGGGATTGATCGTTTATGGATCGAAGCCGGCTCGCTTATAACTATTGATGGAGAGTTACCGCCAAGACCTGAGGGTGTAACCGGACATGCTGGTAAAAACAGCGTTGAAATTTTTTGGGATGTCCCTTTAGCTAAAGATATTGAAGATTTTATCATAGAAAAGGGAAGTGATCCTGTAGGTGAGTTTGAAGTTATCGGTAGAACTCAGAGTGCGTCTTTCAGCGATGCTGAAATTGTGCAGGGCGGAGCCGTTTATTACCGAGTTCGCTCTATGGATAATTCGGGCAACCTTTCTGCGCAGAATGGTGTTTTGAAAATTATTGTCCCGCAGTTTGATGAGCGTGAACTTTTCGGGGAACTTAGGGGTGTGCTGGTTAAGGGGAATTACATTATTTCTCTGCCAGTATCCGTTCCAGAGGGGGCAAATTTTATAATTTTGCCCGGCACTAGAATTAAATTTAAAGGTGGGGCGCGGGTTGATGTTGCAGGTTATTTAACAGCCCTCGGAGAAATTCGTGCTCCTATTAAGTTTATATCTGAAAGTCCTAAAGCAGGAGAAGCTATTAAAGGAAGTGAAGGAATTAATATTCTGCCCGGTGGTCGCGCAGTTCTTTCACTTTGCGATTTTTCAGGCTTTAACATGGGAGTCTCTGCTGCCGGTGGACATGCTGAAATAAGGTCCTCCAATTTTGCGGGGGGGGGAGAATATGCAGTAGGAGTCTCTGGTATGGGACGTTATGAGTTCACCGGACTTCGAATATCTGACGTAAAAACGGGCATGGTGCTTAGTTCTGGTAACGGGTCTGTAGTGCGCTCGAGCATCAGTAATTGTACGACCGGAATCAGTTTTTCAGGTGGAAATAGCAATATTACTGAGAACAATATTTTTGATAATGAAATAAATATAAATTCAAGCGCAAAGCTTGTTGTTGTTGATAATTATTTTGGAACCGCTTCGTCTGATAAAATGAAAATTAAGGGCGACGTTCTTGTTAAATCCATACTGGACGCACCTTATCCACATGGTCGTAAGGTCATATTAGTCGATGATAAAACGGTTACCCCTGAATTGCTCGAAAAGAAGTTTGATTTGCTTAAAGAACAAGGGGTGAAGGCTTTTCATGATCAGCAGTATGGTGATGCTTATCAGAAGCTTGAAGAGGCTTTGAGAGTTAAAGATGATAGAGATATTTACTTGTACCTTTCATATACGCTTTTGGCGCTCGATGATGATGCTAGGCTGACCCAGGTTTTGAGCGAAGGTCTTTCCAAGTATCCTTATGATGTTAGGCTGCATCAGCTTTATGTGCGCAGGCTATTGAATAAGGGTGAAATAGGGCATGCTAAGCAGGTCCTCGAAGGGGCTCTGCTCTTAAGTCCTGCTGACAGCAATCTACTCTATATGAAGGATTATATTGATCAGATTATAGGCAAAAATAAGCTTTCGAACGAGCCTGTTGTGAACGGCACAAACGCAACTGTTTCACCCACAAATGGAACAGGCGAACCCCAAAATGAAATAAAAAAAGATGAAGCAATTGAGATCAAAAGTGCTATTGATGCCTCAAAGAGTAAGGAACCTGCAACGGACGCGATTACAGATGAAAATAAATAA
- a CDS encoding AsmA family protein has translation MLKKKGILIAGLVAVLVLTGSIVLVRAYFVDAAEDLLSEMTEMGIVMEDIELHYNPLPYIQVKNLEIKRGNDLIHVPMLEVYPDIASLLTGNVKLRHVILQDPDVQTAAHGSGSESSGLELPAIFPERLDVVSGKLRLTNGIQGEPLTISASMEKDSGGFAFNVRSASIAELGFKFSGKLDMQSTSPLKLNLQASECSIDPSAFLGFLTGFGYMSNSSIPELAEAGKFETRDLDFSVDSAIGAMNFKAGNLVLDSSNGKNLSVVIGQGGSYQISLEELQIDAEELYDMAQRSERGRNATLSLCESAKLKSIKPKGLLILKNVQLATPPSSVTGNKSGSSALSGKMTVSAKGLALVLESVDGKIQELNISDIDADIEIKDGKPIVSVRTFNVASATGGNLRMQAALAFPLEMRKARFKAEAHDFSLFDYMITGDAEKKTPLKTQFDTQLENKGTKISASGYFNSPYSKRSGLEAVLSSLSIRSPSNEVTSSKYEKFDFSSMLGGHINGKATIRRFYYNDWPFKDVAIYLESGKSRGILKSSGKLFNLSLNVDMVFTKEEVAAQCSVKGRGTSLANLIACFAEDLSVSLRGKVFLNANVFVQGGDAGALAKSTQGDGTFKVDNLQILNIANIDPRLGFFIDMLEAVSTGTEANDALNFKTSRVRAAISGKNVLIKSFSLEGNSLQAWGDGSYSLEDKRIKLDGKVKSLFGTINAINIDRKLKS, from the coding sequence GTGTTGAAGAAGAAAGGTATTCTTATTGCCGGACTGGTTGCGGTTCTAGTTTTAACTGGTTCTATTGTGCTTGTAAGAGCCTACTTCGTTGATGCTGCCGAAGATCTGCTTTCTGAAATGACTGAAATGGGGATTGTAATGGAGGATATAGAACTTCATTACAATCCCTTACCTTATATTCAGGTGAAAAACTTAGAAATTAAGCGCGGGAATGACTTGATCCATGTGCCTATGCTTGAAGTTTATCCCGATATTGCGAGTTTATTGACTGGAAATGTGAAACTTCGTCATGTCATCCTGCAAGATCCCGATGTGCAGACCGCGGCGCATGGCAGCGGTTCTGAATCCTCGGGACTTGAGCTTCCTGCTATATTCCCTGAAAGGCTTGATGTTGTGTCTGGCAAGCTGCGTTTGACAAATGGTATTCAGGGCGAACCTCTTACCATTTCTGCTAGCATGGAAAAGGATAGTGGTGGGTTCGCTTTTAATGTTAGAAGTGCGTCCATTGCTGAACTCGGTTTTAAATTTTCTGGTAAGCTGGATATGCAGTCTACTTCACCACTTAAGCTTAACTTGCAAGCTTCAGAATGTTCCATTGATCCTTCCGCATTCCTCGGGTTCCTTACTGGTTTCGGATATATGAGTAACAGTTCCATACCTGAACTGGCTGAGGCTGGAAAATTTGAAACTCGTGATCTTGATTTCAGTGTAGATAGCGCCATTGGCGCAATGAATTTTAAGGCCGGAAATTTGGTTTTGGATTCTAGTAATGGGAAGAATTTGTCGGTTGTAATCGGGCAAGGCGGTTCATACCAAATTTCATTGGAAGAGCTCCAAATTGACGCCGAAGAGTTGTATGACATGGCTCAGAGAAGTGAGCGGGGGCGTAATGCCACGTTATCTCTTTGTGAATCGGCTAAGCTGAAATCAATTAAGCCGAAGGGGCTGTTGATCTTGAAAAATGTTCAGCTTGCCACGCCACCTTCATCCGTGACCGGCAATAAGTCCGGTTCCTCCGCTTTATCCGGAAAAATGACAGTGTCAGCTAAAGGGTTGGCGCTCGTTCTTGAGTCTGTCGATGGAAAAATTCAAGAGCTAAATATTTCCGATATTGATGCCGACATTGAAATAAAGGACGGCAAGCCGATCGTTTCAGTTAGAACATTTAATGTTGCATCGGCTACAGGTGGGAATCTTCGCATGCAGGCCGCGCTCGCTTTTCCCCTCGAAATGAGGAAGGCCCGTTTTAAAGCTGAAGCTCATGATTTTTCTCTTTTTGATTATATGATTACAGGTGATGCTGAAAAAAAAACTCCTTTAAAAACTCAGTTTGATACTCAACTGGAAAACAAAGGGACCAAAATATCCGCTTCTGGCTACTTCAATTCTCCTTACTCTAAACGTTCCGGCCTCGAGGCTGTACTTTCTTCTTTAAGCATTCGCAGTCCTTCAAATGAAGTGACCTCTTCCAAATATGAAAAATTTGATTTCAGTTCGATGTTGGGCGGTCATATAAACGGTAAGGCCACAATTCGCCGTTTTTACTATAATGATTGGCCTTTTAAGGATGTTGCTATTTACCTTGAAAGTGGAAAATCACGTGGGATTTTAAAGTCGAGTGGTAAACTTTTTAACCTCAGTCTTAATGTAGATATGGTTTTCACAAAAGAGGAAGTTGCGGCTCAGTGCAGTGTAAAAGGAAGAGGGACAAGTCTGGCAAATTTGATAGCTTGTTTTGCCGAGGACCTTTCGGTTTCACTTCGCGGTAAAGTTTTCTTGAATGCAAATGTCTTTGTTCAGGGTGGTGATGCTGGAGCTTTAGCTAAATCTACTCAGGGGGATGGGACTTTTAAGGTCGATAATCTGCAGATTTTGAATATAGCGAATATTGATCCGAGACTTGGTTTTTTTATTGATATGCTTGAGGCAGTATCAACCGGAACAGAAGCGAATGATGCTTTAAATTTCAAGACTAGTAGAGTACGGGCCGCAATATCCGGTAAAAATGTGCTTATTAAGTCTTTCTCGTTAGAGGGAAACTCATTGCAAGCTTGGGGTGATGGTTCTTACTCTCTTGAAGATAAACGGATTAAATTGGACGGTAAGGTTAAATCTTTATTCGGTACCATTAACGCAATTAATATTGATAGAAAGTTAAAATCTTAG